One genomic segment of Ictalurus punctatus breed USDA103 chromosome 4, Coco_2.0, whole genome shotgun sequence includes these proteins:
- the LOC124625995 gene encoding glycosyltransferase family 92 protein F13G3.3 isoform X3: MKNFKPIVLYPQFKRKPPPLISCGVPVQNDPIIKVNNLKTYLVGSYIEHRQEVKMIKTIAIVLRSETTKYNCLLCCSGQTTSVPAMYNIHSDHFGFEYGTADITCQLPENCTTPTHVAITSRSSKKDGSSQDIHTFQPVRNQQKQEVFPYEFTVCISVMYDYDNVLELVQTMEIFKILGVQKVAIYKTSCLPKTQKVLDYYIKQNFVELIPWKVNSYIKVSSGWQKSVSSGELHYYGQIAALNDCVYRYMYQTRYVALQDLDEIILPMNLKNWTELLPELERKYNQIGGFEFENNYFPVSFTNSSPKYSPDSWKKVTGVNILEHIIRISNDPTKFNNFKVIVNPRLVFQTTVHGLLQTVRNSVRVDPHIARMYHMRSIPKEIWVTHSQIQDTHLRDYADSLIPAVSKVLREALGI, translated from the coding sequence ATGAAGAACTTCAAGCCTATTGTTTTATACCCTCAATTTAAAAGGAAACCGCCACCCTTGATATCATGTGGCGTGCCAGTGCAAAATGATCCAATCATTAAAGTCAACAATCTTAAAACATATCTGGTCGGCTCCTACATAGAGCACCGTCAGGAGGTGAAAATGATAAAGACGATCGCTATAGTGCTTCGTAGTGAAACCACAAAGTATAACTGCTTGCTGTGCTGCAGCGGACAGACGACATCCGTACCCGCAATGTACAACATTCACTCTGACCACTTTGGGTTTGAATACGGTACGGCTGATATTACCTGCCAATTACCAGAAAACTGTACAACGCCGACACATGTGGCAATCACTTCCCGATCATCTAAAAAGGATGGATCCTCACAGGACATTCACACCTTCCAACCTGTCAGGAATCAGCAGAAGCAGGAAGTCTTTCCTTATGAGTTTACAGTCTGCATTTCTGTCATGTATGATTATGACAATGTTCTGGAGCTTGTGCAGACCATGGAGATATTCAAGATACTCGGAGTCCAGAAGGTAGCTATTTACAAAACCAGTTGCCTTCCCAAAACACAGAAGGTCCTGGATTACTACATCAAGCAGAACTTTGTGGAACTTATCCCCTGGAAAGTAAATTCTTACATCAAGGTGTCCAGTGGCTGGCAGAAATCGGTTTCATCAGGAGAGCTGCATTACTACGGCCAAATTGCGGCACTCAACGACTGTGTGTATCGTTACATGTACCAGACTCGCTATGTAGCTCTGCAAGACTTGGATGAAATTATTTTACCtatgaatttaaaaaactgGACAGAGCTCCTGCCTGAACTGGAGAGGAAATACAATCAGATTGGTGGCTTTGAATTTGAGaataattattttcctgtttcCTTCACGAATTCAAGCCCTAAGTATTCTCCAGACTCCTGGAAGAAGGTTACAGGAGTAAACATTTTAGAACATATCATTAGAATAAGCAATGATCCGACGAAATTCAATAACTTCAAAGTGATTGTTAATCCTCGCTTAGTGTTTCAGACTACAGTCCACGGACTTTTGCAGACTGTGAGGAATAGTGTCAGAGTGGACCCTCACATTGCCCGTATGTATCACATGAGATCCATTCCAAAAGAAATCTGGGTAACACATTCCCAAATACAGGACACACATCTGAGGGACTATGCGGACAGTCTGATCCCGGCTGTTTCTAAAGTCCTTCGAGAAGCATTGGGCATTTAA
- the LOC124625995 gene encoding uncharacterized protein LOC124625995 isoform X1, translating to MEKQAVMLSSGASHISQHFVFKRTLFITIIFFVLLYFFYFLTGVKNMKNFKPIVLYPQFKRKPPPLISCGVPVQNDPIIKVNNLKTYLVGSYIEHRQEVKMIKTIAIVLRSETTKYNCLLCCSGQTTSVPAMYNIHSDHFGFEYGTADITCQLPENCTTPTHVAITSRSSKKDGSSQDIHTFQPVRNQQKQEVFPYEFTVCISVMYDYDNVLELVQTMEIFKILGVQKVAIYKTSCLPKTQKVLDYYIKQNFVELIPWKVNSYIKVSSGWQKSVSSGELHYYGQIAALNDCVYRYMYQTRYVALQDLDEIILPMNLKNWTELLPELERKYNQIGGFEFENNYFPVSFTNSSPKYSPDSWKKVTGVNILEHIIRISNDPTKFNNFKVIVNPRLVFQTTVHGLLQTVRNSVRVDPHIARMYHMRSIPKEIWVTHSQIQDTHLRDYADSLIPAVSKVLREALGI from the exons ATGGAGAAGCAGGCAGTAATGCTTTCCTCGGG GGCATCACACATCTcacagcattttgtttttaaaaggacCCTCTTCATCACAATTATCTTTTTTGTGCTactgtatttcttttatttcctcactgGAGTAAAAAATATGAAGAACTTCAAGCCTATTGTTTTATACCCTCAATTTAAAAGGAAACCGCCACCCTTGATATCATGTGGCGTGCCAGTGCAAAATGATCCAATCATTAAAGTCAACAATCTTAAAACATATCTGGTCGGCTCCTACATAGAGCACCGTCAGGAGGTGAAAATGATAAAGACGATCGCTATAGTGCTTCGTAGTGAAACCACAAAGTATAACTGCTTGCTGTGCTGCAGCGGACAGACGACATCCGTACCCGCAATGTACAACATTCACTCTGACCACTTTGGGTTTGAATACGGTACGGCTGATATTACCTGCCAATTACCAGAAAACTGTACAACGCCGACACATGTGGCAATCACTTCCCGATCATCTAAAAAGGATGGATCCTCACAGGACATTCACACCTTCCAACCTGTCAGGAATCAGCAGAAGCAGGAAGTCTTTCCTTATGAGTTTACAGTCTGCATTTCTGTCATGTATGATTATGACAATGTTCTGGAGCTTGTGCAGACCATGGAGATATTCAAGATACTCGGAGTCCAGAAGGTAGCTATTTACAAAACCAGTTGCCTTCCCAAAACACAGAAGGTCCTGGATTACTACATCAAGCAGAACTTTGTGGAACTTATCCCCTGGAAAGTAAATTCTTACATCAAGGTGTCCAGTGGCTGGCAGAAATCGGTTTCATCAGGAGAGCTGCATTACTACGGCCAAATTGCGGCACTCAACGACTGTGTGTATCGTTACATGTACCAGACTCGCTATGTAGCTCTGCAAGACTTGGATGAAATTATTTTACCtatgaatttaaaaaactgGACAGAGCTCCTGCCTGAACTGGAGAGGAAATACAATCAGATTGGTGGCTTTGAATTTGAGaataattattttcctgtttcCTTCACGAATTCAAGCCCTAAGTATTCTCCAGACTCCTGGAAGAAGGTTACAGGAGTAAACATTTTAGAACATATCATTAGAATAAGCAATGATCCGACGAAATTCAATAACTTCAAAGTGATTGTTAATCCTCGCTTAGTGTTTCAGACTACAGTCCACGGACTTTTGCAGACTGTGAGGAATAGTGTCAGAGTGGACCCTCACATTGCCCGTATGTATCACATGAGATCCATTCCAAAAGAAATCTGGGTAACACATTCCCAAATACAGGACACACATCTGAGGGACTATGCGGACAGTCTGATCCCGGCTGTTTCTAAAGTCCTTCGAGAAGCATTGGGCATTTAA
- the LOC124625995 gene encoding uncharacterized protein LOC124625995 isoform X2, with amino-acid sequence MLMASHISQHFVFKRTLFITIIFFVLLYFFYFLTGVKNMKNFKPIVLYPQFKRKPPPLISCGVPVQNDPIIKVNNLKTYLVGSYIEHRQEVKMIKTIAIVLRSETTKYNCLLCCSGQTTSVPAMYNIHSDHFGFEYGTADITCQLPENCTTPTHVAITSRSSKKDGSSQDIHTFQPVRNQQKQEVFPYEFTVCISVMYDYDNVLELVQTMEIFKILGVQKVAIYKTSCLPKTQKVLDYYIKQNFVELIPWKVNSYIKVSSGWQKSVSSGELHYYGQIAALNDCVYRYMYQTRYVALQDLDEIILPMNLKNWTELLPELERKYNQIGGFEFENNYFPVSFTNSSPKYSPDSWKKVTGVNILEHIIRISNDPTKFNNFKVIVNPRLVFQTTVHGLLQTVRNSVRVDPHIARMYHMRSIPKEIWVTHSQIQDTHLRDYADSLIPAVSKVLREALGI; translated from the coding sequence GGCATCACACATCTcacagcattttgtttttaaaaggacCCTCTTCATCACAATTATCTTTTTTGTGCTactgtatttcttttatttcctcactgGAGTAAAAAATATGAAGAACTTCAAGCCTATTGTTTTATACCCTCAATTTAAAAGGAAACCGCCACCCTTGATATCATGTGGCGTGCCAGTGCAAAATGATCCAATCATTAAAGTCAACAATCTTAAAACATATCTGGTCGGCTCCTACATAGAGCACCGTCAGGAGGTGAAAATGATAAAGACGATCGCTATAGTGCTTCGTAGTGAAACCACAAAGTATAACTGCTTGCTGTGCTGCAGCGGACAGACGACATCCGTACCCGCAATGTACAACATTCACTCTGACCACTTTGGGTTTGAATACGGTACGGCTGATATTACCTGCCAATTACCAGAAAACTGTACAACGCCGACACATGTGGCAATCACTTCCCGATCATCTAAAAAGGATGGATCCTCACAGGACATTCACACCTTCCAACCTGTCAGGAATCAGCAGAAGCAGGAAGTCTTTCCTTATGAGTTTACAGTCTGCATTTCTGTCATGTATGATTATGACAATGTTCTGGAGCTTGTGCAGACCATGGAGATATTCAAGATACTCGGAGTCCAGAAGGTAGCTATTTACAAAACCAGTTGCCTTCCCAAAACACAGAAGGTCCTGGATTACTACATCAAGCAGAACTTTGTGGAACTTATCCCCTGGAAAGTAAATTCTTACATCAAGGTGTCCAGTGGCTGGCAGAAATCGGTTTCATCAGGAGAGCTGCATTACTACGGCCAAATTGCGGCACTCAACGACTGTGTGTATCGTTACATGTACCAGACTCGCTATGTAGCTCTGCAAGACTTGGATGAAATTATTTTACCtatgaatttaaaaaactgGACAGAGCTCCTGCCTGAACTGGAGAGGAAATACAATCAGATTGGTGGCTTTGAATTTGAGaataattattttcctgtttcCTTCACGAATTCAAGCCCTAAGTATTCTCCAGACTCCTGGAAGAAGGTTACAGGAGTAAACATTTTAGAACATATCATTAGAATAAGCAATGATCCGACGAAATTCAATAACTTCAAAGTGATTGTTAATCCTCGCTTAGTGTTTCAGACTACAGTCCACGGACTTTTGCAGACTGTGAGGAATAGTGTCAGAGTGGACCCTCACATTGCCCGTATGTATCACATGAGATCCATTCCAAAAGAAATCTGGGTAACACATTCCCAAATACAGGACACACATCTGAGGGACTATGCGGACAGTCTGATCCCGGCTGTTTCTAAAGTCCTTCGAGAAGCATTGGGCATTTAA